In Aspergillus luchuensis IFO 4308 DNA, chromosome 1, nearly complete sequence, the following are encoded in one genomic region:
- a CDS encoding folliculin domain-containing protein (COG:E,U;~EggNog:ENOG410PIH7;~InterPro:IPR037521,IPR037520,IPR021713;~PFAM:PF11704), giving the protein MDFILSLTHFCEVHGPTSIICSQVLPFPCSQCYPDKSDSSPDDTPATSHDTVSSHGLQSRTNNKHTPNKPSEKNNDSSERSPRIEDHPYFLKGQATPADTQQRLNFLGGADGDTCASCSLTLPEDVSKQLPPGAPGTARSDGKGRNGSPVLRSREVVYSCGTSHADHDDTTHDPHVHASYPDSLHSASVTSDASCHTHILTYLSLRGPPNPADYALLRRSSIRTLSCELLPRGLSSGPICFGDSSAGYTIAYIFRLPDPMARGKRRSYALVALAGKDAGRAFRACPVIWRAFGRIATGIVNSAEKYQEEEKRRDEQNNASNRRGSKQYTPVSSFLTGRALDPDGQLRRPGQVRARNLSEIVGNQYIFAEIHAHFVALLQQLGTMFGASPISEERFVCSTVREEDATASRKSSLVPGGKEKPQDKLSRQYEDSDLGMSTLDISSGPKPIPIAPRRPVIA; this is encoded by the exons ATGGATTTCATT CTTTCTTTGACGCATTTCTGCGAGGTGCATGGTCCTACCTCGATCATCTGCTCGCAGGTTCTACCGTTCCCCTGTTCACAATGCTATCCCGACAAATCTGATTCCTCTCCCGACGATACCCCTGCCACCTCTCACGACACCGTTTCATCTCACGGCCTGCAGAGCCGCACGAATAACAAACACACCCCAAACAAACCCTCAGAAAAGAATAACGACTCCTCCGAGAGGTCTCCCAGAATAGAAGACCATCCCTATTTCCTGAAAGGCCAGGCCACGCCGGCTGATACTCAACAAAGACTCAACTTTCTTGGTGGCGCAGACGGCGACACGTGCGCCAGTTGCAGCTTGACTCTCCCTGAAGATGTGAGCAAGCAGCTGCCCCCAGGTGCGCCAGGAACGGCCCGAAGTGACGGTAAAGGGAGGAACGGCAGTCCTGTTTTACGATCTAGAGAGGTAGTCTACTCTTGTGGGACCAGTCACGCCGACCACGATGATACCACACACGACCCGCATGTCCATGCTTCCTATCCGGACTCTCTTCATTCGGCCTCTGTTACATCGGACGCCTCCTGTCATACACACATCCTCACCTATCTTTCCTTGCGCGGGCCCCCCAACCCGGCTGATTACGCGCTTCTGCGACGCTCCTCCATTCGAACACTGAGTTGCGAACTCTTGCCCCGCGGTCTTTCCTCGGGCCCAATATGTTTTGGCGATTCTTCTGCAGGCTATACGATAGCTTACATTTTTCGCCTGCCCGACCCCATGGCTCGCGGGAAACGGCGTAGCTATGCCCTTGTCGCATTGGCAGGCAAAGACGCCGGTCGAGCATTCCGTGCCTGTCCTGTGATTTGGCGCGCATTCGGTCGCATTGCCACGGGCATTGTCAACTCGGCGGAGAAAtaccaggaagaagaaaagcgtCGCGATGAACAAAACAACGCATCGAATAGACGCGGGAGCAAACAATATACacctgtttcttctttcctcacaGGGCGCGCCCTTGACCCAGACGGACAGCTTCGTCGACCGGGTCAAGTTCGAGCGAGAAACCTTTCGGAAATTGTGGGAAACCAATACATCTTTGCTGAAATACATGCACACTTTGTTGCGCTTCTGCAGCAGTTGGGTACGATGTTTGGAGCCTCGCCCATTTCAGAAGAACGATTCGTGTGCAGCACAGTGCGCGAAGAAGACGCCACTGCTTCACGGAAATCTTCTTTAGTTCCTGGTGGCAAGGAGAAGCCGCAGGATAAGCTTTCGCGCCAATACGAGGACAGCGATCTGGGAATGTCCACTTTGGACATCTCCTCGGGCCCCAAGCCGATTCCTATTGCACCTCGCCGACCAGTGATCGCATAG
- a CDS encoding DNA-directed RNA polymerase I subunit RPA34 (COG:S;~EggNog:ENOG410PSVB;~InterPro:IPR013240;~PFAM:PF08208;~go_process: GO:0006360 - transcription by RNA polymerase I [Evidence IEA]), with protein MAPKSNKKAVEEREPTPMSTSSAGESSSSEVESTQSGSDSDSDSSTSSNEKTSTQKTSRNVSLAAPQPYKAPSGFKSLKQQAPPKSSVSSLLSDLRGKQVYHITAPDYLPLSKVEEVSLAKIMQGKPVLKHKGVQYGIPVESFAQPDLGGKTLHLYDSKTKTYYSTAASNIPSYHIQEMLDIPEVSDETVAQAVQEQIKPPRKHPKHLKMRFHPVGSGVEPPETLGSSSEEESEDEKPTFKVPKSLEKERDERKRKNHPTEADGSQAEAGDVPRKKSRKSAQEGGEGEDKKKKSSKSREEKKRKKSEKST; from the exons ATGGCACCCAAATCGAACAAGAAAGCTGTGGAGGAACGGGAGCCTACTCCTATGAGCACATCGTCTGCTGGCGAATCTTCCAGCTCCGAGGTTGAGTCGACCCAGAGCGGAAGCGATAGTGACAGCGATTCCAGCACTTCTTCCAACGAGAAGACTTCTACCCAGAA GACCTCCCGTAATGTATCTCTAGCAGCACCCCAACCTTACAAAGCCCCCTCCGGATTCAAGTCCTTGAAACAACAAGCACCACCGAAGTCCAGTGTCTCCTCTCTCCTGTCCGATCTTCGCGGCAAGCAAGTCTACCACATTACGGCGCCAGACTACCTTCCTCTCTCCAAGGTTGAGGAAGTCTCGTTGGCCAAGATCATGCAGGGCAAGCCGGTCCTGAAACACAAGGGTGTGCAATACGGAATTCCGGTGGAAAGCTTTGCGCAACCCGACCTGGGTGGAAAGACGCTCCACCTGTACGACTCGAAGACCAAGACCTACTACAGCACCGCCGCCAGCAATATCCCCAGCTACCATATCCAAGAGATGCTCGATATTCCCGAGGTCAGCGATGAGACCGTCGCGCAAGCTGTACAGGAGCAGATCAAGCCCCCGAGGAAACACCCCAAACACTTGAAGATGCGTTTTCACCCCGTAGGAAGTGGCGTGGAACCCCCTGAGACCCTGGGATCCAGTTCGGAGGAGGAGTCGGAAGACGAGAAGCCTACATTCAAGGTCCCCAAATcgctggagaaggagcggGATGAGAGAAAGCGCAAGAACCACCCTACTGAGGCGGATGGCAGCCAGGCCGAGGCTGGTGATGTGCCTCGTAAGAAGTCCAGAAAGTCCGCTcaggagggaggtgaaggagaggacaagaagaagaagtccagcAAGAGccgggaggagaagaagcgcaagaagtCCGAGAAGTCTACCTGA
- the grc3 gene encoding putative RNA processing protein Grc3 (BUSCO:EOG09261DRB;~COG:S;~EggNog:ENOG410PKBG;~InterPro:IPR032319,IPR027417;~PFAM:PF16575), translating to MKRKAEKAQAAAPVSAFAARKARQQQAQATAAAVKPPVAEPVVEPPPKRARRSLDESVVPAATEENRVQTRRSSRRKEEQSKAEKPTPKARNDQPPKTSKKVPEHETSKDVEDQAPSDEESEEPEIVVENTGVIGLEPIQNDEEGYESPADTAVQVQEFPLSKARLNKNSIVYSDEHRLCVRIKEKMSLVMIGHYDLWVKRGVVSLMGAKLHPSSQVYRVYAPSTHSLPVIKCVSGVNGEAEVEFKSCHSGIYRLKELSPLYQRIWNGKNTTADKLTLKGTPQSTKRTFSVLYTSADDSLKRHLRPLHLEKQWSSAIKSLSQRGGRLKTLICGPKGSGKSTFSRYLLNHLLSPAPQTETNYYNTDGVAFLDLDPGQPEFAPMGQVYLAHLRSPVFGPPFSHPSLDGSRDGTIVRSHHIGATSPKEDPDHYVLAAMDLMERYRALQASYPQCPLIINYPGWIFGLGLEVATWLVRSLGLSDVVYMSEKGPTEVVQPLGQAAYQAKIPLTILPSQPTDFVSRSSAQLRSMQMQSYFHMSRPNGIDNSLWLEQPLSRTKPFRVHYSGPQQGIQGIMVMGTEIHPDLLHEVLDGSIVAVVAVESPNAILGQNSGPMFANNANTETDGDHDVDMQDSADAVPIAGTSTIESSITRTPNEDLPYLFVGAGSSNPLDPKVSHCLGLALVRSVNVASHQLELVTPITGSTLRGVLEQGHSIVLVRGLLDNPNWAISEDYYTARAAEKRHRELIEKLKKDKGAAAAAEDATLESEKQVLKDRIRRASKVPWMTVVEDNSRRQREAAQREKSLWKLRKKAYPGSDSEGDW from the exons ATGAAGCGCAAAGCTGAAAAGGCGCAGGCTGCAG CCCCGGTCAGCGCTTTCGCGGCCCGCAAAGcacggcagcagcaggcgcAGGCCACCGCAGCTGCTGTCAAGCCCCCTGTCGCTGAACCAGTGGTAGAACCGCCACCTAAGAGAGCGCGCCGCTCACTAGACGAGTCTGTCGTCCCAGCCGCAACCGAAGAGAACCGAGTCCAAACGAGGCGATCATCAAGGCGAAAGGAAGAACAATCGAAGGCTGAGAAGCCTACGCCGAAAGCGCGCAACGATCAGCCTCCTAAGACCTCCAAGAAAGTACCCGAGCATGAGACATCGAAGGATGTCGAGGATCAGGCGCCTTCGGACGAGGAGTCGGAAGAGCCAGAAATCGTTGTAGAGAATACTGGTGTCATTGGGCTCGAGCCTATTCAGAATGACGAGGAGGG GTACGAGTCACCTGCGGACACTGCGGTCCAGGTCCAGGAATTCCCCCTGTCGAAAGCGCGCTTGAACAAGAACAGCATAGTCTACAGTGATGAACATAGGCTGTGTGTCCGCAtaaaggagaagatg AGCCTTGTCATGATTGGTCACTACGATCTTTGGGTCAAGCGAGGCGTGGTCAGTTTGATGGGAGCGAAACTGCACCCCTCATCCCAGGTGTATCGGGTTTACGCGCCTTCCACGCACTCGCTGCCTGTAATAAAATGCGTTTCTGGGGTCAATGGCGAGGCAGAGGTGGAGTTCAAGTCATGCCACAGTGGGATCTACCGTCTCAAGGAACTCTCGCCTTTGTATCAGCGGATATGGAACGGCAAGAATACTACGGCGGACAAGCTCACTCTCAAGGGCACTCCTCAGTCCACCAAGAGAACGTTCTCAGTG CTATATACTTCTGCGGATGATTCCCTCAAACGCCACTTGAGGCCGCTTCATCTCGAGAAACAATGGAGCTCTGCTATCAAATCCCTCTCCCAGCGTGGTGGGCGGCTGAAGACTCTCATCTGCGGACCGAAGGGATCAGGAAAGTCTACGTTCAGTCGCTATCTGTTGAACCACCTTCTCAGCCCGGCCCCGCAGACAGAGACCAACTACTATAACACTGATGGGGTTGCGTTCCTGGACTTGGACCCTGGTCAGCCGGAATTCGCTCCGATGGGGCAAGTTTATTTGGCCCATCTCCGTTCACCTGTCTTTGGTCCTCCCTTTTCCCACCCATCTTTGGATGGTTCTCGTGACGGCACGATAGTTCGGAGCCATCACATTGGAGCTACATCCCCCAAAGAAGACCCCGATCACTACGTCCTTGCCGCCATGGATCTCATGGAGCGCTACCGGGCTCTTCAAGCGAGCTACCCTCAATGtcctctcatcatcaactaCCCCGGCTGGATCTTCGGCTTGGGTCTGGAAGTTGCCACCTGGCTGGTCAGATCGCTTGGTCTTTCCGATGTTGTATATATGAGCGAAAAGGGACCGACGGAAGTTGTCCAGCCTCTGGGCCAGGCAGCTTACCAGGCCAAGATCCCTCTGACAATCCTCCCATCCCAGCCCACCGACTTCGTCAGCAGGTCGAGCGCACAGCTCCGCTCAATGCAAATGCAGTCGTATTTCCATATGTCGCGTCCAAACGGCATCGACAACTCACTATGGCTTGAGCAACCACTGTCTCGCACGAAGCCATTCCGTGTCCACTACTCGGGACCGCAACAGGGCATCCAGGGTATCATGGTCATGGGCACCGAGATCCATCCCGATCTGCTTCATGAGGTTCTAGACGGGTCGATTGTCGCTGTCGTGGCTGTTGAGTCCCCCAACGCCATCCTAGGCCAGAACAGTGGACCTATGTTTGCGAACAACGCCAACACCGAAACAGATGGAGACCACGATGTCGACATGCAAGACTCAGCCGATGCTGTTCCCATCGCCGGGACATCGACCATCGAATCCAGCATCACCCGGACACCAAACGAGGACCTACCTTACCTCTTCGTTGGAGCAGGAAGCAGCAACCCCCTGGACCCGAAAGTCTCGCACTGCTTGGGCCTGGCTCTTGTCCGCTCCGTGAACGTCGCCTCCCACCAGCTGGAACTGGTCACTCCCATCACCGGATCGACTCTCCGTGGCGTTCTCGAGCAGGGTCACAGCATCGTCCTTGTGCGTGGTCTTCTGGATAATCCCAACTGGGCCATCAGCGAGGACTATTACACCGCCCGTGCCGCCGAGAAACGCCATCGGGAGCTAATCGAGAAACTCAAGAAGGATAAGGGAGCAGCTGCCGCTGCGGAGGACGCTACCCTTGAGTCGGAGAAGCAGGTATTGAAGGACAGAATCCGGCGGGCGAGCAAGGTGCCCTGGATGACGGTGGTTGAAGACAACAGCCGCAGGCAACGAGAAGCAGCACAACGCGAGAAATCTTTATGGAAGCTGCGGAAGAAGGCATACCCTGGAAGCGATAGTGAAGGCGATTGGTAG
- the atg26 gene encoding UDP-glucose:sterol glycosyltransferase (CAZy:GT1;~COG:I;~EggNog:ENOG410PGF0;~InterPro:IPR011993,IPR004276,IPR001849,IPR004182;~PFAM:PF00169,PF03033;~go_function: GO:0016758 - transferase activity, transferring hexosyl groups [Evidence IEA];~go_process: GO:0005975 - carbohydrate metabolic process [Evidence IEA];~go_process: GO:0030259 - lipid glycosylation [Evidence IEA]), whose amino-acid sequence MRPFIDDAKRRVDRRLSASRQSISNSRMFASVLPERLREDDDSQVDFSAPPGGMGPREGHMQYMHQSIFGMIAAVGSRSGFHARFDESSDSEGEDENRARKDAENLSATAGALPIRSGNESPRLSPKPQSPTPERGRRHRRTISDNKLLRPFKINSRQNKGQEPAVQSEPPTGDEMSRASTPKRPRSATPRAAPVLSRMVEARALLDTEDSTKGAPSTTAENRDESGKQSSASALSLRLKEMFGFEAPEKVLVEYACSFLQSMLLQGYMYVTEGHICFYAYLPRKSTVAIKSGYVYKRGRKNPKYNRYWFSLKGDVLSYYADPSKLYFPSGHVDLRYGISASLAEPKDKGREVKDFQVTTDQRTYYFRADSSSSAKEWVKALQKVIFRTHNDKGSVKISFPIESVIDIEESPMVDFAETFKIRVVESEETYAIDEYYFTFFNDGQDAFNFLRGLVADTPMKRSQQTLSPQPEQTSRSRRTRASQNRWSITSGTSQSRGIGKSGNRRRSASTGQFSFGHDALSMSPPMRQQDSSLSFGNSFEQATEASGILQSMTDTTESASQILNRSDVFQSPTIRTMRRGPSGAEKTVRRHSDETARSVHTTRNGPEIQYAVSESDRDTQTPTGLHPSTSALNELARAGVYPLQRAAGFAEYLKTRSKQMSNLLASESMGYLEKVSGMWAGGGKHYGESENILADDQAVDPEDLEAGCKDGDRFREHFALPPSEKLQASYFAWLHRMIPLYGKIYISQKKLCFRSLMPGTRTKMILPLKDVENVDKEKGFNFGRHGLVVVIRGHEELFFEFGTAEIRDDCAVTLHKGLESTKFLMASGILAECEEKDESESARAEHRLLQEARLVITGMQSSRSAMTDSNELHPIFDDPRASIINFKPTESLRITCLTIGSRGDVQPYIALCKGLLAEGHRPKIATHAEFEPWVRKHGIDFALVDGDPAELMRICVENGMFTYSFFKEATAKFRGWIDDLLSSAWKACQDTDLLIESPSAMAGIHIAEALRIPYFRAFTMPWSRTRAYPHAFAVPEHKMGGAYNYITYVMFDNVFWKSVAGQVNRWRKKELGLKATGLDKMQPNKVPFLYNYSPTVVPPPLDYPDWIRITGYWFLSEGSDWTPPAELVDFIQRARKDDKKVVYIGFGSIVVSDPSALTRTVIESVQKADVRCILSKGWSDRLGDPASAKSEVPLPPEIIQIQSAPHDWLFSQIDAAAHHGGAGTTGASLRAGVPTIVKPFFGDQFFFGTRVEDLGVGICLKKLNVTMFSRALWEATHDERMIVKAHKLGAQIRSEDGVDTAIQAIYRDLEYAKTLAQARSNVSSTPFSPTPSAKTVAEQEADEDVPEEEWTIVEDDTELDLRPTVA is encoded by the exons ATGCGACCCTTTATAGATGACGCAAAGCGGCGGGTGGACCGTAGGCTCAGCGCAAGCAGGCAGTCCATATCGAATAGCCGCATGTTCGCCAGTGTTCTTCCCGAACGTTtaagagaagatgatgactcGCAGGTGGATTTCAGTGCTCCCCCAGGCGGTATGGGGCCTCGAGAAGGTCATATGCAGTACATGCACCAGTCTATATTCGGCATGATTGCTGCGGTGGGCTCGAGATCTGGTTTTCATGCGCGGTTTGACGAGTCGAGTGATAGTGAAGGAGAGGACGAGAACCGTGCCCGAAAAGACGCTGAGAACTTGTCTGCTACCGCTGGTGCACTGCCAATTAGGAGCGGGAATGAATCGCCGCGATTATCTCCCAAGCCGCAGAGCCCGACCCCGGAGCGCGGTCGTCGCCATCGACGAACAATATCCGATAACAAGTTATTGCGCCCGTTCAAGATCAACTCAAGGCAGAACAAAGGTCAGGAACCGGCTGTACAGTCCGAGCCCCCGACGGGTGATGAAATGTCTCGAGCCTCTACTCCCAAACGACCTCGCAGTGCTACTCCTAGGGCAGCCCCTGTCCTCAGTCGCATGGTAGAAGCACGGGCTCTGCTGGATACAGAGGACTCGACTAAAGGCGCTCCGTCTACTACGGCAGAGAATCGTGACGAAAGTGGGAAGCAGTCATCCGCATCAGCACTTTCATTACGGCTCAAGGAGATGTTCGGTTTTGAGGCGCCGGAAAAGGTGCTTGTTGAGTACGCATGCTCCTTTCTGCAAAGCATGCTCTTGCAGGGGTACATGTATGTCACAGAAGGACACATCTGCTTCTACGCCTACCTCCCTCGGAAGTCCACCGTCGCCATCAAGTCCGGATACGTCTACAAACGTGGCCGGAAGAATCCCAAATACAATCGGTATTGGTTCTCGCTGAAAGGCGATGTTCTCTCATACTATGCAGACCCGTCGAAACTCTACTTTCCCAGCGGCCATGTAGATCTTCGTTACGGGATTTCGGCTTCTTTGGCTGAGCCAAAAGACAAAGGGCGAGAGGTTAAAGACTTCCAGGTCACCACGGACCAGCGAACATACTACTTCAGAGCCGATAGTTCCTCGAGCGCCAAAGAGTGGGTCAAGGCTCTGCAGAAGGTCATATTTCGCACCCACAACGACAAGGGCAGTGTCAAGATCTCCTTCCCTATTGAGAGTGTCATCGATATCGAAGAGAGCCCCATGGTAGACTTTGCGGAAACCTTTAAAATCCGCGTGGTTGAGAGTGAGGAAACCTACGCCATTGATGAG TACTATTTCACGTTCTTCAATGACGGCCAGGATGCATTTAACTTTCTAAGAGGTCTCGTTGCTGACACGCCTATGAAGCGGTCGCAACAGACCTTATCACCACAGCCTGAGCAGACGTCTCGCTCTCGCCGTACTCGGGCCTCCCAGAATAGGTGGTCGATCACCAGCGGGACAAGCCAATCTCGGGGCATTGGAAAGTCCGGCAATCGACGACGAAGCGCAAGCACAGGGCAGTTTAGTTTCGGGCATGATGCCTTGAGCATGTCTCCGCCTATGAGACAGCAGGACTCATCTCTGTCCTTCGGAAACTCCTTTGAGCAGGCAACTGAGGCATCTGGTATTCTGCAGTCCATGACAGATACCACCGAATCTGCCAGCCAGATATTGAATCGAAGCGATGTTTTCCAGTCGCCTACCATTCGTACAATGAGACGAGGCCCTTCGGGCGCAGAGAAGACTGTTCGTCGGCACTCGGATGAGACAGCGCGGTCGGTGCATACGACCAGGAATGGACCTGAGATACAGTATGCGGTGAGTGAGTCCGACCGTGATACTCAGACTCCTACTGGACTTCACCCTTCCACTTCGGCCCTAAATGAGCTTGCTCGGGCTGGGGTGTATCCTTTGCAGCGCGCAGCAGGATTTGCCGAGTACTTGAAGACACGATCGAAGCAGATGAGCAACTTGCTGGCGAGTGAATCTATGGGCTACCTCGAGAAGGTTTCTGGGATGTGGGCTGGTGGCGGCAAGCATTACGGAGAATCCGAGAATATACTCGCGGATGACCAGGCGGTTGATCCCGAAGACCTCGAGGCTGGTTGCAAAGACGGTGACCGATTTCGTGAACACTTTGCCCTTCCACCAAGTGAGAAGTTGCAGGCATCGTACTTTGCGTGGCTACATCGGATGATCCCACTATACGGCAAGATCTATATTAGCCAGAAAAAGCTGTGCTTTCGCAGTCTTATGCCCGGGACTCGTACGAAGATGATCCTTCCGCTTAAGGATGTCGAAAATGTGGACAAGGAAAAAGGGTTCAACTTTGGCCGCCATGGGCTTGTTGTCGTCATTCGAGGCCACGAAGAGTTATTTTTCGAGTTTGGCACAGCTGAGATCCGAGATGATTGCGCTGTCACGCTGCACAAAGGTCTTGAGTCTACGAAATTCTTGATGGCGTCCGGAATACTTGCAGAGtgcgaggagaaggatgagtcTGAATCGGCCAGAGCAGAGCACCGTTTACTACAGGAGGCCAGGTTGGTCATCACTGGTATGCAGAGTTCCCGCTCGGCGATGACGGATTCCAACGAATTGCATCCCATCTTTGATGACCCTCgcgcctccatcatcaacttCAAGCCCACCGAATCTTTGAGGATTACGTGTCTTACAATAGGTTCCCGTGGTGACGTTCAACCGTACATTGCCTTGTGTAAGGGTCTTCTTGCCGAAGGGCATAGGCCCAAGATTGCAACTCACGCGGAGTTTGAACCTTGGGTGAGAAAGCATGGCATTGACTTTGCGCTCGTTGATGGAGACCCGGCAGAACTTATGCGGATATGTGTAGAGAACGGCATGTTCACCTACTCGTTCTTCAAAGAGGCAACAGCGAAGTTCCGGGGCTGGATTGATGATTTGCTGTCCTCTGCGTGGAAAGCTTGCCAGGACACCGACCTCCTCATTGAATCCCCGAGCGCAATGGCCGGGATACACATCGCCGAGGCGCTCCGGATTCCGTATTTCCGCGCCTTCACAATGCCTTGGTCAAGAACCCGGGCATATCCTCATGCATTTGCGGTTCCTGAGCACAAGATGGGCGGTGCATACAACTACATCACCTACGTCATGTTCGACAACGTCTTCTGGAAATCGGTTGCAGGTCAGGTAAACCGCTGGCGGAAGAAAGAGCTGGGCTTGAAGGCCACCGGTCTGGATAAGATGCAGCCGAATAAGGTTCCATTCCTCTACAACTACTCGCCCACCGTGGTGCCGCCACCGTTGGATTATCCGGACTGGATTCGCATAACCGGGTACTGGTTTCTTAGTGAGGGTTCTGACTGGACCCCTCCAGCGGAACTGGTTGACTTTATCCAACGTGCTCGCAAGGATGACAAGAAGGTTGTTTATATTGGGTTCGGGTCAATTGTTGTGTCCGATCCTTCCGCTCTCACACGCACCGTCATCGAATCTGTCCAGAAGGCCGATGTCCGCTGCATCCTGTCCAAGGGTTGGTCTGATCGTCTAGGAGACCCGGCTAGTGCCAAGTCAGAGGTCCCGCTGCCGCCGGAAATCATCCAGATTCAATCGGCACCCCATGACTGGCTCTTCTCGCAGATCGATGCCGCCGCGCACCATGGCGGCGCTGGAACTACTGGAGCAAGTCTGCGTGCCGGTGTTCCTACCATTGTCAAGCCGTTCTTTGGCGACCAATTCTTCTTTGGAACGCGAGTTGAAGACTTGGGCGTGGGCATCTgtttgaagaagctgaacgTGACGATGTTCTCTCGGGCTTTGTGGGAGGCTACCCATGACGAGCGCATGATCGTCAAAGCCCACAAATTAGGAGCGCAAATCCGAAGT gaggatggggtggataCGGCTATTCAAGCGATCTACCGTGATTTGGAGTACGCCAAAACCCTGGCTCAAGCGCGTTCCAATGTATCCTCGACGCCGTTCTCGCCCACACCTTCGGCGAAGACGGTGGCAGAACAGGAAGCGGACGAGGACGTACCCGAGGAGGAGTGGACGATTGTCGAGGACGATACCGAGTTGGACTTGAGGCCGACTGTCGCCTAA
- a CDS encoding uncharacterized protein (COG:S;~EggNog:ENOG410PN28), producing MPPELTLESDYSSLRELIKGSSSSFSCSGSIAITTDTSVKEYGHVPTKSRPVRIFWTSRDSVPQMLVLPICERDDVDASGAGALQQLVTDCAPAGFSRRGKYILDPTFCKARVLKPARFATTFHPVDLGILDEIEKQLLPSFDAGASRKLIADLSSLIVYSSPNGFIQKHINIPYSENQFGLLVVCLPSQFTGGNLYVRHNKQVRDLDWSPASSSTIQWAAFYSDCKLEILPVTGGECITLIYGLYAVGAGVGYVHPKTSLTPCIQPLKAAVMNILGNPNFMRQGGILGAFCSYAYPASESIAHVLKDGDYLLYLAFKSCGLDTCALAISSTGDWYATIFERAQSKNIPIQHNEKNKAAKVVASEAWPCITLPGVTWVNEQNEDSVVLRHSPDDTGAASSSGYGKGTHRPTKRRKIDKSKTPVYVDGAIFAVIPPWRVRL from the exons ATGCCACCAGAACTCACTCTTGAATCCGACTACTCCTCACTTAGAGAATTGATCAAAGGCAGTTCTTCATCCTTTTCATGTTCCGGATCCATTGCTATCACTACCGATACCTCTGTCAAAGAATATGGTCACGTCCCTACCAAGTCCCGGCCCGTCAGAATCTTCTGGACCTCAAGGGACTCGGTGCCGCAGATGCTGGTTCTTCCTATATGCGAGAGAGATGACGTCGACGCTTCTGGTGCAGGAGCTTTGCAGCAGCTTGTCACTGACTGTGCCCCTGCTGGCTTTTCCAGACGTGGGAAGTACATTCTTGATCCTACTTTTTGCAAAGCCAGGGTGCTGAAACCTGCTCGCTTCGCCACTACTTTCCATCCGGTGGATCTTGGTATTCTTGATGAAATTGAGAAACAGCTGCTTCCGTCTTTCGATGCTGGTGCTAGCAGGAAATTGATCGCAGATCTCTCGAGCCTAATT GTCTACTCCAGCCCCAACGGCTTCATCCAGAAGCACATCAATATCCCCTACAGTGAGAATCAATTTGGCTTGCTCGTAGTGTGCCTGCCTTCCCAGTTCACCGGAGGGAACCTATATGTGCGACACAATAAGCAGGTTCGCGATTTGGACTGGAGCCCGGCCAGTTCCTCAACTATCCAGTGGGCTGCATTCTATAGTGACTGCAAGCTTGAGATTCTGCCTGTTACCGGGGGTGAATGCATCACTTTAATCTATGGACTCTATGCTGTAGGTGCTGGCGTGGGATATGTCCATCCTAAAACATCCCTCACGCCATGCATCCAGCCACTTAAGGCGGCGGTGATGAATATTCTGGGGAACCCTAATTTTATGAGACAAG GTGGCATCCTCGGGGCCTTCTGCTCCTACGCCTATCCCGCCTCAGAGAGCATTGCACATGTGCTAAAGGACGGCGATTATCTTCTCTACTTAGCCTTCAAGTCCTGTGGCCTAGACACCTGCGCGCTGGCTATTTCTAGCACTGGGGACTGGTATGCTACTATTTTCGAGCGGGCACAATCCAaaaacatccccatccaacataatgagaagaacaaggctgCCAAA GTGGTGGCAAGTGAGGCTTGGCCATGCATTACTTTGCCAGGGGTGACGTGGGTGAATGAGCAGAACGAGGATAGTGTTGTGCTGAGACATAGCCCTGATGACACCggagctgcttcttcttctggctacGGGAAAGGCACTCATAGGCCAACAAAACGGAGAAAAATTGACAAGTCGAAGACACCAGTGTACGTGGATGGCGCTATCTTCGCTGTGATTCCGCCGTGGAGGGTACGATTGTAG